From the Streptomyces sp. NBC_01216 genome, the window CTGGACGCTGCGCCGGAGCCGTTCGAGTTCGGTGGCGAGCCGGGCGGTCCGTTCCCGGAGTTCGGCGCGCTCCTCGGCGAGCCCGCTGACGGCGGAGTCCCGGGCGCCGGCCAGGTCGGCGCGCTCGCTGTCGAGCCGGTCGGCGCGCCGGGCGAGCGCGACCAGCTTGCCCTGCAGCGTGTTGAGTGACCGTACGACCTGGGCGAACTCGTCGTTGCGGCCGGTGAAGCGGACCGGTTCCTCGGACTCCGGGGTGGCCGAGAGGCGGGCGGCGCCGAGGCGCAGCACGGCGAGCGGCCGGGTGAGGGTCCGGGCCACGAAGGTGGAGATGCCGACCGCGAGCAGCAGACAGCCGCCGAGGAAGGCGATCCGCACTTCGAGGTCGGTGACGTCGTCGTCCCGGAGCTGGGCGAGCCGTTCCACCTGCTGGGTGGCGAGGGCGGACTGGACACCGCGCATCTGCTCGATGCGTGCGGAGAGCGCGGCGTCCAGCTTCTCCGGGTCGGTCTTGAGCTCGGAGGCGCTCAGCTCGGGCTGGTCGGTGAGGCGGGCCAGGTAGCGCTCGGCGTTCTTGACGTCCGGGCCGGTGACGGTGGCGGCGAGGGAGTCGCGGGCGGGCGTGGCGGCGGCCTGGTCGAAGTCGGCGAGGGCGGCCTGTTCGCGGACCCGGGACTGCTGGGCGGCGGCGGTGAGGGCGTTGCGGACCCGCTCGGCCTCGGCGGAGCCCTCGGGCTCGATCGGCACGTAGGTGCCGGTGATCGGGTCGTAGCGGGTACCGGTGGGCTCGGGCCGGGGGACGGCGAGGGACGCCAGGAGCAGCCCGCGGCCGGCCGACGCCTGCTCGACGGCGCGGGCGAGGGCCGCGGGGGCGCGGGTCGCCGAGGCGGCGCGGGCGGGGGTCTTCTCGGCGAGCTCGTCGCCGAGGACCTGGAGCTTGGCGATGACGTCCGAGTACGCCTTGTGGGCCTCCAGCGCGGTGCCCTTGCCGGTGAGGGCGGCGCGGCGGAGGGAGGTCAGTCCGGCCAGGTCGCGGCGGAGTTCGTCGGGGGCGACGGGGCGGATCTCGTCGATCTGGCGGTCGACGCGGGCCGAGCGGGAGGCGGTGATCCGCCGCTTCTCCTCGTCGTCGCCGTCCTGTTCCTCCCGGCCGGCGGCGACGTAGGCGACGACCTCGTCGCGCTCGTCCGCGAGCGAGTGCGCGAGGGTGACGGCCTGACGGTCCAGTTCGGCGAGGGTGACCAGCCGCTGGGAGTCGGTCAGCTCGCCGGAGGCGGTGAGGACGGCGGGGGCTCCGGCGGCGAGGACGGTGACACCGACGAGGGCGACGCCCGCCACCAGGCGGTTGCGGACCCGCTTGGGGCGTCCCGCGGGGACGGCGCCGACGACCGCGGCGTCCTCACCCGTGGTCGGTGTGTCAGCAGGGGTCCGGCTCGGCGTGCCGTTCTTGGTCCGAGGCCGCTTCTTCTGCACCGGTGCTCGCATTCTCGACTCGTCCGCCCATGAAGCAGAGGTGACGACCGGTCATCACTGCAGAGCGCCCCCACCCCTGGTACGGCTCACGACCATTCCAGCGCTTCCGGTAGGGGGGCGTGCATCGACCGCTCCGCCACCCGAACGAGTGAACAACACTCACGAGTTGGCGAACAACTCCCCGCCGGGGCGGCCGGGGGCCGTCTCGGGGTGCCGGTTGGATCTTCCACGCGGGCTTTGGCAGGATGCCCGCCCGCAGCTTCTCGGAAGCCGCGGTTCCGTGCCCTGTCCGGGCGTCGCCGGGGGAACACCGGCCGGAA encodes:
- a CDS encoding sensor histidine kinase; protein product: MRAPVQKKRPRTKNGTPSRTPADTPTTGEDAAVVGAVPAGRPKRVRNRLVAGVALVGVTVLAAGAPAVLTASGELTDSQRLVTLAELDRQAVTLAHSLADERDEVVAYVAAGREEQDGDDEEKRRITASRSARVDRQIDEIRPVAPDELRRDLAGLTSLRRAALTGKGTALEAHKAYSDVIAKLQVLGDELAEKTPARAASATRAPAALARAVEQASAGRGLLLASLAVPRPEPTGTRYDPITGTYVPIEPEGSAEAERVRNALTAAAQQSRVREQAALADFDQAAATPARDSLAATVTGPDVKNAERYLARLTDQPELSASELKTDPEKLDAALSARIEQMRGVQSALATQQVERLAQLRDDDVTDLEVRIAFLGGCLLLAVGISTFVARTLTRPLAVLRLGAARLSATPESEEPVRFTGRNDEFAQVVRSLNTLQGKLVALARRADRLDSERADLAGARDSAVSGLAEERAELRERTARLATELERLRRSVQHTFVNLSLRSLGLVERQLGVIEKLEEREQDPDRLATLFKLDHMATVMRRHSENLLVLAGHEHVHGHAGPVALVDVLRAAVSEIERYERVAIQSLPPHAQVAGFAADDLSHLVAELLENAASFSPPDAQVQLSGWLLESGEVMLSVQDEGIGMTASRLAELNARLTAADPGDTEGEGLGLRVAGLLAARHGVRVELREQKQGGIAAVVVLPPALLPTVPPTTVPPTVQVGGAAPVLNLPGSVAEANSNALPSRVRDPLVEAAEHALAAAETPPAPRTAPEAADVPDVPVEAAPFTDEARPAPVPEPPAEPEPAPGAASARVSPVEPEATAATESVAETTLQVRLPDPPAEPDGHERIGEEPQPARQTQRLTDKGLPKRTPQIVRQADAPVAPRTGGVDAEVLRRRLGGFQQGAEKGRRDVEAEILTGVRPDPHEDAQPARTEEKTGDTVEEARS